In one window of Desulfovibrio desulfuricans DSM 642 DNA:
- a CDS encoding helix-turn-helix transcriptional regulator, producing MTHTSSFLPCMREQRQNNWKTRMLLNDFSCLSPAAQDFAQAAISGTGKDILTVPELCTFLGISRATAFRHYKKGVLPLYKMLGEYRISIIDAARIKAGEKIAIQNNENRTSVNKSTTFKQHKNPIHKMKSTPIELIETLKAL from the coding sequence ATGACGCATACCAGCAGCTTTTTGCCCTGCATGCGTGAACAAAGGCAAAACAATTGGAAAACAAGGATGCTTCTTAATGATTTTAGCTGTCTTTCACCAGCGGCCCAAGATTTTGCCCAAGCTGCCATAAGCGGCACGGGCAAAGACATTCTGACTGTACCAGAACTATGCACTTTCCTAGGAATTTCACGCGCCACTGCGTTTAGGCATTACAAAAAAGGAGTTTTGCCGCTATACAAAATGCTTGGAGAATACCGTATTTCTATAATTGACGCTGCAAGAATTAAGGCTGGAGAGAAAATCGCTATACAAAATAACGAAAATCGCACTTCAGTAAATAAATCTACTACTTTTAAACAGCATAAAAATCCGATTCATAAAATGAAGTCAACACCAATTGAACTAATAGAAACTCTTAAAGCCCTTTAA
- a CDS encoding aryl-sulfate sulfotransferase, translated as MGHPTIYPTGVTIFKPEKCWGGYTIFQAQEVGAVLMDMNGHEINVWKGVHGMPNKIFPGGYLVTSRGRRSGKFSVQDGLDVVQVDWDGNIVWKFDQNEFVEDPGYPGRWLARYHHDFQREGNPVGYYAPGMEPKALEGKTLILAHRNVRNSAISDKQLLDDLILEVDWEGNILWEWSCNEHFDEMGFREGPKNTLCRNPNYRPTQPEGMGDWMHINSMSVLGPNKWYDAGDERFHPDNIIVDGREANIIFIISKKTGKITWKIGPDYDTSPELKAIGWIIGQHHAHMVPHGLPGAGNILVFDNGGWGGYDVPNPGSPTGVKAALRDHSRVLEIDPVSLKIVWQYTPKEAGFLEPMDSNRFYSPFISGMQRLPNGNTLITEGSDGRVFEVTPNHEIVWEFISPYWGKHVPMNMTYRAYRVPYEWVPQVAKPVETPIEPLNVSTFRVPGAAAAGDRAKEVTVEGCQPYEGSNALCVASVEDPKG; from the coding sequence ATGGGCCATCCAACAATTTACCCCACAGGCGTTACCATATTCAAACCTGAAAAATGCTGGGGCGGGTACACCATCTTTCAGGCTCAGGAAGTTGGCGCTGTGCTTATGGATATGAACGGACATGAAATAAATGTCTGGAAGGGCGTTCACGGTATGCCCAATAAAATTTTCCCCGGCGGGTACCTTGTGACAAGCAGAGGACGCCGCAGTGGTAAATTCAGTGTGCAGGACGGCCTTGATGTTGTCCAGGTTGACTGGGACGGCAACATAGTATGGAAATTCGATCAAAATGAATTTGTTGAAGATCCTGGCTATCCGGGCCGCTGGCTTGCACGTTATCACCACGACTTCCAGCGTGAAGGCAACCCCGTGGGCTACTATGCCCCCGGCATGGAACCCAAGGCGCTTGAAGGCAAGACCCTTATCCTGGCGCACCGCAACGTGCGAAATAGCGCAATCAGCGACAAGCAGCTGCTTGATGACCTCATCCTTGAGGTGGACTGGGAAGGGAACATCCTCTGGGAATGGTCGTGCAACGAGCATTTCGACGAAATGGGTTTCCGCGAAGGCCCCAAAAACACGCTTTGCCGTAACCCCAACTACCGTCCGACCCAGCCCGAAGGCATGGGCGACTGGATGCACATCAACTCCATGTCTGTGCTTGGCCCCAACAAATGGTACGATGCTGGCGATGAACGCTTTCATCCTGACAACATTATTGTTGATGGACGCGAGGCAAACATCATATTCATCATCAGCAAAAAGACCGGAAAGATCACCTGGAAGATCGGGCCGGACTACGACACCTCCCCCGAACTCAAAGCCATAGGCTGGATCATCGGTCAGCACCATGCGCACATGGTGCCGCACGGCTTGCCGGGCGCAGGCAACATCCTTGTTTTCGATAACGGCGGCTGGGGCGGCTACGACGTGCCCAATCCCGGCTCGCCCACGGGTGTGAAAGCAGCCCTGCGCGACCATTCCCGCGTTCTTGAGATAGACCCGGTTTCTCTCAAGATTGTCTGGCAGTACACACCCAAGGAAGCCGGATTCCTTGAACCCATGGACAGCAACCGCTTCTACAGCCCCTTTATCAGCGGCATGCAGCGCCTGCCCAACGGCAATACCCTCATCACCGAGGGTTCTGACGGGCGCGTATTCGAGGTTACCCCCAACCACGAAATCGTGTGGGAATTTATTTCACCTTACTGGGGCAAGCATGTGCCCATGAACATGACCTACCGCGCATACCGTGTGCCTTACGAATGGGTGCCGCAGGTGGCAAAGCCAGTAGAAACGCCTATTGAACCGCTGAATGTTTCTACCTTTCGTGTGCCTGGGGCAGCCGCAGCAGGAGATCGCGCCAAAGAAGTGACCGTTGAGGGCTGCCAGCCCTACGAAGGCAGTAACGCGCTTTGCGTGGCTTCTGTGGAAGATCCCAAAGGCTAG
- a CDS encoding helix-turn-helix domain-containing protein has product MFEDKMTEKEVAALWDITLAGLRARRRKGKDAPCYKIGRKTYYKSTDVKDFFESKRIQQK; this is encoded by the coding sequence ATGTTTGAAGACAAAATGACTGAGAAAGAAGTGGCCGCATTGTGGGACATCACTCTAGCCGGACTTAGAGCGAGGAGGCGAAAAGGAAAAGATGCGCCCTGCTACAAGATTGGAAGAAAGACATATTATAAATCGACTGACGTGAAAGATTTTTTTGAATCTAAACGTATTCAACAAAAGTAA
- a CDS encoding tyrosine-type recombinase/integrase, which translates to MAIVWKTFQKGIRYYEHESRMVKKGSRQRDRYWQLKYRMGEKVISESLGWESEDWSELFVIDLSTRLARNRKEGKKPGTFKELKEENQLKNQAIIEAKTEAEEQIKMEALRNKTFGNIWNDYIKSRQYEVRNLRTVKEETGRWEVSIKPMFENIILSKLTPDRITDFIVECKNPTQLRNIRGKLEIPKQKSLSTINKHLDVISQLWNFGKNLGYCSGENPTREKTIKKIAPASKVARQRFLSETEAERLLSELKSRSLITWVKATLLLYSGIRPGEMHNLRWADVENDNIYIHKETKTIKGGPRNIKMSNKIKLALDEIRPKREELSLYELIFKETTEISDTFKRVVDDLKLNNGITRDTDKVVPYTLRHTFASWLAQRGTPMHTIASLMGHTTQTVTERYAHLAPSHLSQAIDTL; encoded by the coding sequence ATGGCTATCGTGTGGAAGACATTTCAAAAAGGAATCAGGTACTATGAACATGAATCTCGAATGGTAAAAAAGGGAAGCCGTCAGCGCGATAGGTACTGGCAACTGAAATATAGGATGGGTGAAAAGGTTATTTCAGAAAGTTTAGGATGGGAATCTGAAGATTGGTCAGAGTTGTTTGTCATCGACTTATCAACAAGATTGGCAAGAAACCGCAAAGAAGGCAAAAAACCAGGAACTTTTAAAGAACTCAAAGAAGAAAATCAGCTTAAAAATCAAGCAATAATTGAAGCAAAGACAGAGGCTGAAGAACAAATTAAAATGGAAGCCTTACGCAATAAAACTTTTGGCAACATATGGAACGATTACATAAAATCAAGGCAATATGAAGTTAGAAATTTAAGGACAGTAAAAGAAGAAACTGGGAGGTGGGAAGTTTCAATTAAACCAATGTTTGAAAATATCATTCTTTCCAAACTCACACCAGACCGCATAACAGATTTTATAGTTGAATGTAAAAATCCAACACAGCTAAGAAATATAAGAGGAAAACTAGAAATTCCAAAACAAAAATCACTAAGCACAATCAATAAACATTTAGATGTAATCTCCCAGCTTTGGAATTTCGGCAAAAATCTTGGTTACTGTTCGGGCGAAAATCCAACCAGGGAAAAGACCATTAAAAAGATTGCTCCCGCCTCAAAAGTGGCCCGCCAGCGTTTTTTGTCAGAGACAGAGGCCGAAAGACTTCTTTCAGAGCTTAAATCAAGAAGCCTTATTACCTGGGTAAAGGCCACCCTCTTGCTCTACTCTGGAATCAGGCCTGGAGAAATGCACAATCTAAGATGGGCAGACGTTGAGAACGATAATATTTATATCCATAAAGAAACAAAAACGATTAAAGGCGGGCCAAGGAATATAAAAATGAGCAATAAGATTAAGCTTGCACTTGATGAAATCAGACCAAAAAGAGAAGAACTTTCTTTATATGAACTAATATTCAAAGAAACAACGGAAATTTCAGACACATTTAAAAGAGTTGTTGATGATTTAAAATTAAATAACGGCATAACAAGAGATACGGATAAAGTAGTTCCCTATACCCTGCGTCATACTTTCGCTAGCTGGCTTGCGCAGCGAGGAACGCCCATGCACACCATTGCTAGTTTGATGGGCCATACGACACAGACCGTAACAGAAAGATACGCCCACCTTGCGCCGAGCCATTTGTCACAAGCTATTGATACGCTTTAA
- a CDS encoding cyclic nucleotide-binding domain-containing protein produces MENRGINCGRSLAFKEMREMNSSWRSVLHLGRKLVWPKGHRVPFGQELYFLDRGRVRLTNQNMEGVEKILWYIHEGCVFGETPFFDPMPAESYFSCATGCVSYAFTAENVEEICKDYPHLLINLLCSMSRKLRVLSNQASSLYLDNVLARTCKFLAQHIIPGSDPLTADMGVSKQEMASLLGVHRISLYKILRQQEESGLFGPFSGKTVTILRPEEFFMLAGS; encoded by the coding sequence ATGGAAAATCGCGGCATCAATTGTGGACGCAGCCTGGCCTTCAAGGAAATGCGTGAAATGAATTCCAGCTGGCGTTCAGTATTGCATCTGGGGCGAAAGCTGGTTTGGCCCAAGGGGCATCGCGTACCCTTTGGGCAAGAATTGTACTTTTTGGATCGAGGTAGGGTCCGGCTGACGAATCAGAACATGGAAGGGGTCGAAAAAATCCTCTGGTACATTCACGAGGGATGCGTTTTTGGTGAAACGCCGTTTTTTGATCCCATGCCTGCCGAGAGTTATTTTTCGTGTGCAACCGGTTGCGTGAGCTATGCCTTTACGGCTGAAAATGTAGAAGAAATCTGCAAGGACTATCCCCATCTGCTCATCAATCTGCTGTGTTCCATGTCCCGCAAATTGCGGGTACTTTCAAATCAGGCTTCCTCACTGTACCTTGATAACGTGTTGGCCCGTACCTGCAAATTTTTGGCGCAACACATAATCCCAGGCAGCGACCCCCTTACAGCCGATATGGGAGTTTCCAAGCAGGAGATGGCCAGCCTTTTGGGCGTACACAGAATCTCCTTGTACAAGATATTGCGGCAGCAGGAAGAAAGCGGACTGTTCGGGCCATTCTCTGGCAAAACCGTAACAATTCTGCGCCCTGAAGAATTTTTTATGCTGGCAGGGAGTTGA